ttttttttttttttttgccgtgctGTGAGGATTCTCATTGCTTTTCATCCTTCCTTGCAGGATTGACATTCACAGGAAAGAGAATGCAGGTGCCGCAGAGAAGCCCATCACCATTCACTCCACAGCTGAAGGTTGTTCGAACGCCTGCAGAACCCTAATGGAGATCATGCAGAAGGAAGCACTAGACACAAAGTTGTGAGTTTGCATCCTCTTTAGACACTCATTTAAGCATTTGAGTCGTTTTGGTTTCCCCTCTCCAGTAATGTCACCTTTTAAGTAAACAAGGTCACTAGAAGCCCAAATATAGACATGAATTTATCATGTTTGTCTTGCAGTACGGAGGAGATCCCACTGAAGGTTCTCGTACACAACACCTTTGTAGGACGATTAATCGGCAAGGAAGGACGGAACCTGAAGAAAATCGAGCAGGACACGGGGACCAAGATCACCATCTCTCCGTAAGATCTTAATGATCTTCTCTGCTTGCATGCTCTGAAAGTTAATATTCTCACTGCTGGATGGATGTGCGCAGTCTACAGGACCTGACCCTGTACAACCCCGAGCGGACCATCACAGTGAAGGGCTCCATCGAGGCGTGCGCGCGAGCAGAGGAGGAAGTGATGAAGAAGATCCGAGAGTCGTACGAGAGCGACATGGCTGCCATGAACGTGAGTGACCATCTGTCGGTCATATTTGAGTCAAAAGGGAAAGTCCACCCCAGAATTTTCTGTACAATATGTTGTTAAATACGGCATTGTGATTAATACAGTTttccctcatttatcgcgggttcatctttcacGGCATCgctgttttgtttgtattttttttttttttacatccgcaGATTCATCTTgatgagacctttccaacggtgtctgtcccgtcactccacgacattgcattccggagatagaaaatatatattgttctgtataacaagtaaataaaaaaaaataacatacttttaatggaaaaaaaatgactgtaaatgggggaaaaaaaacataaatgatgaatgaaaaagcattcataataaactaaaaaaaagtgccaaaatgaaaaaacataataaatgaaaaaatatatagatatactgtaataaataaataaaaaaatacttataatggaaaaaatgaatgtaaatggaaaaaaaaatatgatgaatgaaaaagcatttataatgaagtaaaaatcataccaaaatgaaaaaacataataaatgaagaaaaatatatactctgctgtatactgtaataaataaataaataaaaaaaacatacttttaatggaaaaaaattagtgtaaatgaaaaaaaaaacatgatgaatgaaatagcatttataataaagtaaaaatcataccaaaacgaaaaaacatgtataataaatgaaaaaatatatactatgcTAGTATGCTGTATActgtatgaaataaaaaaacaacaaaaacatgcttttaatggaaaaaatgagtgTAAATGATGAAcggaaaaacatttataataaagtaaaaaatcatcccaaaaaaaaaaaaaaacatataataaacaaaaatataatgggtagtttttggaatgtaacacccgcgataaacgaaggaacactgtattgtatttttggaatatgagtggaatccacctgtttttatccaactcagggagcggccattttgttacttgctggtgaccgaaaatgacatcacagttgctcaggtaatgaccaatcagagctcggTTTCAAAGATcaagtgagctatgattggtcgtcaCCTGAGCCTTCCGCAACTGTGGTGTCGTTAagtcggcagcaagtggcaaaatggccgctcactgagatggataaaaacaggtgcatttttgctgcttaattcatattccacaaatgtaattattaatcagaatgctgtgtttagacttgtaagaaaaaaaaaaatggttgacttcccctttttgaaaaatgtagTGCCGTTCATGGGCGTTTCTAGCCCATTTTGGGGGGGTGATCAAACACCCCTAAATTGAATCCCATCACCGAAACGTTCTCTGTCTGCAGCTCCAGTCCAACCTGATTCCCGGCTTAAACTTGAACGCTCTGGGCTTATTCCCCAGTGGCACACCTGGCATGGGTCCATCCATGTCCCACGTCCCTCCTCCCGGAGCTGGCGGCTCAGCGTTTGGAGTAAGTGACAGCCTGTCAAATGCCGTTGATTAGCGCCTCGTATCTCGACTCTGATCATGCAGCACAAGGCAGGTGCTTGGACTCAACTCGGGCGTGATGGGGTCAGACCATGGAGATGTATCATTTAGTTGTTAGCAACCCCGTTTGACGTTTCTCTCTTCTTGTAGTGCAGTCCTTACGGGGGCGAGGGTCCGTTTTGGGCTTCTATGATGTCGGCGAGCAGCCAGCCCCTCGCCGTAAGTCCACCTGTCCCAAAGAGCTTTGCACGGCTTGCGGCTGCTCGCTTGACATGGTGGCTTGCATCTAACAGTCTCTAGCTGCCCCTCGACCTCTCCAGCTTTCAAGGCCCTCATCCATGTGCGACCTTTAACCTGAAAGCGCGGCTTCTTGCTGAATGCGTTTGTCGAGCTGGAGATAAGGAGCGGTACCTTGACGTGAAGGCAGTCAAAGCAAGTTGTTGGCCCTGAGCTGGCGTATTGATTGGTGTATTGGTCTCAATCCAAAATCAATAATGTTTGAGTGTGTGATTGACTTGAGCACTGGGGAAAGCTGGTTGTGTCTTTGAGTAGGAGCGAGTGATGTGCTGTGGCATCTTTGCATGAGAGCATCTGTTATTATATTAAAGTGTCCGACAGAAGCAATTATTGGGATCCGATTGAGGGGGGGGGACGGTCCACAAGCGAAACTTTTTAGATGTTTGCATTTTATTAATATGGATTTGAGATTTTCAACTAAAACTGGGTATTGATTCGAATGTCCTCAATTGATTTCTATTTCGATTGATAcaagttcagttcgattcgattttgattttgtttttattcgacTCAATCCAGTATTGattcattatggaacatcaagtcTTCTTTAATATCAACGACATGataaactccacaaacattacattttGCAGAGGGAGTAACCTCTTAAATGATTTAGTGTTATcatttaagtgttacacaaacattggcatCAACTAGGATGATAAAATatattcataattctaattaaatataaacaaaGATTTTAAATGGTCTTAAATACATTAATTCGGGTCTTTCGTAAATGTCAGAAAATACTTTTCAATTcatgtaaacacaaaatgtcaagaacagtaaaatacaaaaaaaaaaacttggcctTTAAGTtctatatatatagatatatattttttttaatttatgggaaaaagatattaaaataatcaattcatggttttatgaatgaatatcaggcctgaaaaagaaaatcaatattgattattctttttattttattatgtatttaaataaaactgCCCTATTTTGAATCTGTTTACTGAAATTGGTTGGTCAAATTTACATATGTAATGTTTCGGAGTAACTTGACTCTAATTCATTTCCCTCATGCTTTTCTTAAGATTGAACAGGCCTTAAAGTTGAGTTCTAGCGCCACCTGTTGCTTTGGTTGTGTGCTGGACAATCCATTTCCATGTCAactaactttgtttttttgaaacagATTGCGAATTTGCTaacacagcattttttttatttatttttttacatactgtACGTGGTATGTTAGCACagttatttgtatgtttttaagtACAATGGCAGAAGCAGTGGTGCCATTTGACTAACAATCATTGCAAAGAGCAACCCCAATCCTCAGTGGTGCTTGAGCGACAGCATCCCGGCTCAATTACCAGTAATATGTTCCCACTCAACAGGGACACCCAGAGTCGGAGACGGTCCACCTGTTCATCCCTGCGCTTGCTGTGGGAGCCATCATTGGAAAACAAGGTCAACACATCAAGCAGCTGTCGCATTTTGCTGGCGCCTCCATCAAAGTGAGTCGGCCACGACTCTTGAAAGAATCCAGCATTTACGCCCAGAACGTGTATTAGAAGTGAGCAGTTGCCTAAACGTCGCGTCGCTTTCAGATCGCCCCCGCGGAAGGAATGGATCCCAAACAGAGGATGGTCATTATTGTGGGACCACCGGAGGCTCAGTTTAAGGTGTTGTACGCCCACATGGACCAATAAACGGAGGTCTCTTTAAAGCTTATTGCACAGGTTAATTTGCTGCGTTTCCCCCTGTTGTGCGGCAGGCTCAATGTCGCATCTTTGGCAAGCTGAAGGAGGAGAACTTCTTCGGACCTAAAGAGGAGGTGAAACTGGAGGCCCACATCAAGGTCCCCTCCTTCGCTGCTGGACGCGTCATCGGAAAGGGTGGAAAAACGGTACGTGAAACTGGCGCGTGCGCACCATCAAATTGGTTCCGCAGCTCGAATGTTTGTTGTGATGGGCGCAGGTAAACGAGTTACAGAACCTGACCTGCGCCGAAGTGGTGGTGCCCCGGGACCAGACTCCCGACGAGAACGACCAGGTCATCGTCAAGATCAGTGGACACTTCTTTGCATGTCAGGTGGGTCTTCTTTGCAAAGTTGGATTTCAGAGCTTTTACTTTGAAGGAAGATCAGTCTCAGTCTCACATCAGtctcaaaaagaagaagaaggaaaaaaaaaagccttatttgcGGGCAGTAACGGGAATAGTGAAAATATGAGTGTTGTTAAAGTGTGAACTAattgatcacaaaaaaaatcgcaTTAGTCACGTACTAACAGATTactcacactattaattttgactgcagatggtagcacaggttgttagagcaataaaaaaataaaataataataaactggattaaaaataaataaataaacataaactacttgcatttaataaatgttaatgaCATTCAAATAGGTGTCATCCCCCCCATTTTACATATTGcgagtaattaactgattcgaAAAAGTGCAGTGGATACAAAATTTCAAGGACCTcgtcaaaacataaaatgttgaaaaaaaaatgaaagggatactttacttatttagccatttttggcagtcaaacattaatattttgcctataatttgatattttcattatttttcatgtaaaattagtacctttttttaaaaaaaacacattttgcaacttactgtcgactgaaaatgacatcacaagggctcaggtagccaatcacagctcagcttgtgaatgtcacatgacgaaatctagaaaacaggtgagctatgattggcggcctgagcccttgtgatgtcattttcagtcgacagcaagttgcaaaatgtgtttttaaaggtactaattgtacgtgaaaaatgaaagtataattctcagaattctgactttaatcacaGAATTTTCAGaagtctgactttaatctcagaattttgacgtcaatctcagaattctgacgtcAGAagtctgagattaaagtcagaattctcactttgaagtcagaatcctgccaaacttttttttttttttttcttttccccccttcactGCTCCTAATCTCTTCCGTATACATTAAATGTGGACTCTTTCGTCCTCCAGCTGGCCCAAAGGAAGATTCAGGAGATCCTGGCTCAGGTGAGAAGACAGCAGCAGCCCAAGCCGGCGCCCGGGGGCCAACAGCCCCCGCTGCCCCGCAGGAAGTAACAACGTTCCCAGCGTGCTCTGGAGGAAAACGGTGACTGAAGCTGCCTGACTCGTGAAGACGGTTGGCTGGACGGATGCAGCGGAGTCCAGGGGTTTGGACGACGAGGTGTTACGAACGCTCATCTCAGGGGTCAAAGGTTATTTGAAGCCTACCAAAACATCCAGCCCTcccttttttcctcctcctccgacTCCTCTTCTCACTGCATCACTGTAGGAATGTATCGGAGGGCTCCAGTTGTCACCTTGCCCTCACTTGTACGCACCCCCTCGACCGCTCTCCTCCTCCCCTCAAGGGCgtgtcttatcttttttttttttttttctcctcccccatttagtttttttgtttttttttaaactcttgcAACACAAAGAAGAAATGAGGATCCCCCGCCTATCACCTCTTTGGTGCGGTACTTCAAACCCGACAAAGATGTTTTGGTTGACTTCAGAGTTTGGTTGATACTTTTCAGTGTTTAATTGGTTAACGAAGCTTTCTCATGagttgaaaggaaaaaaaggcaTTGCTCTCACGGTCCTGTTGGGGCCGCCAGAGGTTTATTTGGGGAGTGGGGGGGGAGAGTTGGCCTAAATTGGTAGGGCCGCGTTTAGGGGAAAGATTGTTTGAGGCCAGGACATTATGAAGTGGGTGTCCTGCCCGTCTAATGAAAGTGGCATTTTATAAATTCGGATGCATTTTATAGATAGtcctaaataaatagatgaaaaaaatatatatacatacataaacacatatatatctatatatatatatttagaggTGAGGGCAGCGCCGTGACTGACACTTTGGGAAATGGTGCTGAAATGCTGCTGCCCAGGAAAAACCAATTTAATATGCATTTTACTTAACTACCTCAGGATCTAGTACctcagaagagaaaaaaaaaaaatgattatatataactatataagaaaaaaaaatgttcctttctttttttattttgcttttgtggtaTTTTGTATACTTTATAAAGCTGATagtctttgaacatttttatttttttaagaaaaaaaaactttaaaatttttGGTCGGCTGCCAACTGACCCTTGCCTTCAACTCTAGTGCTTTATGGTGGCGTTGTACATGTGTGTGAGTTGACTAAAGATGACCCTGTACATAAGCGTCTATTTGTACATAGCAGCCCCATGCAGAGCCGGAGTTGGCACGCCTCAGCTGGCGGCTGACACGAGTATCCAGAGAGAATCGcctcagttttttttcccctgaggtTCCAACCAtctcggtttgtttgtttttttggaagaaaatgacaaaaacaccgCGCGAATCAATGCCAACCGTACATGATTACAGCAATGCCATTTAGTTTTGGGATTGACTTTATCGGGAATGGTACTTTAATGTGTCCATCAAATCCAATTCCTTTCTGTGGTCCGGGTTAGATAGAGCAGGGTGGACTCTCAACGCTTTTCTTGCGCCCGCACTCAAACCGAAATCAAAGTCTACGTTAACGTCGATCACTGCATGGTGAGGGTAGGGGGAGTCGCACTGATGGAtgccgtttgttttgttttttcctttttagttgCTCTAGCGAAACATGATTTGAACATAAAAAGTTGTTTTAGTGACTCATACTGACTTTGGAAGGATAAGAAGTACAAAAAGCtgactcggaaaaaaaaaaaaaaaaaaatcatttgtgtcTTCTCGCCGAATGTAAATATGTTGATTGTGGTAGAAGTTGAGTGTTTCCATGCTTCCACAGTAGAACGCCGTCTACCTCAGCTAAAGGGGGCGGGGTGGGGGCGGCTGTTGTGCCACCAAGCGCGTCACTCCGCCCCCTCCCTGCCCCCCACTGAGCGCCAGCGCGCACGTATACCTCAGCCCAGCCCCTCCCCTTTCCGGAACACTTCTTTCCGCACGGATGCGCCATCCTAACATCACGCTTAACTGAGTGGCACAAGTGATACTTAAAATGACCCCCAACCTCCACGCCCCCCCaacccccttttcttttttttctttttttttttcaccgcaGTTTGTTTTGATCTACCTCTTTTAGACAAGTATTTGAAGTAGAGGCATTCTATTTGTTAGAATTTAATTCCTCTCCAGCTTATGAATGGAAacgtaaaataaaattcatgtaCTCTTTAGAATTGAGAAAATTTATCGAAagtgatcaaaaaaaaatattttcagtatTTATATGTACTCTTTTTGGCTTAATTGAACTCCTCCGACCATCACCATGTCTTTCTGCTTTCTCTTTTTGGTGGTGTGGCTTAATTGTATTTGaactttttgctttattttttttgtgggggaaaaaggTCAAATCACCCGTTTTGATTTAGCTTTCAATAGTTGAGAAAATGcagtttttctttgattttttttttcttttccttttttaaagggcctgccttttttttctcgaatttGTACGACTACAAAATAGATACAAGTCCTGTCTTGTTCCCTTTGTCTTTCACAAAATGCTACTCtgctgattttgttttcttggtAGCCATTTTCTTCTGTTAGCATTTCTTGGCTGTGTAACATTCTCTTATGGGACTGATATCAGGGATCGGGGTTCCCCCCTCCTTTTATTTGGGAAAGTGATCTAACTACAGCATGAAAATCCcttctccccccaccccccagtcTGCAAACATGCTTGTGCCCCTTCACCACCCCCTCACACAGTTCCACTTGTCAAATGCCTCTGAATaaaggacaaaaataataatttccgcTGCCTTTTTTTGTTAGATCTCATCACTCGATATGGTCTGTTTAcgtgatattaaaattaatGCTAAGGAACACGCAAAATTTCTTTTGTTGAATGCTCAAATCGCAAGTGATCCACGAAAGTGCTCTCAGATTGAATTTCCAGAAGTACCACATGTTCTCATTGGCAAGCCAAGTAAAATATACTTTGTGTCACTTTGTTTGAATGATCTTAACGTAATTAATTCAACCACACATCTTTGGAGTTGGCGCGTTGAGCAAATTCTCATTAAACTGCTTCTTGACAAGGATTTGTTAGTTGACAGCTTTTATTAGAGTCCATCATGTTCTTAATTACTAATTCAAGCTTGGCTGCTTTACACTTAATGTTAGAAactcttgaaaaaaacataCGTTTAATGTATTCCTGCAAAATGATTACATACACAGTGATTTCCTTTGACATGAGCCAATAGATTAAAGAGCAGTGCCTCAAATAAATGTAGAGTAAATCACCATTTCCAATGGAGCCAACCGCTCAACACACACTTTTATATGAATATTAATGTCATCTTGAGTATTTAGTGGCGTTTAATCCTCGGTTTTTATATGCAATGGATTTACCATTAACTGTGTGACAATGAGTGCCGTGACAGAAGGGCACTTTAGAGGGAATGCCTCTCGGTCAGCAGGTGATGACGCTCCTCATTTGAGGGGAACAGCGCCTCCCTCAGGCGCATCACGTTGCCTGCAACTCCAGCGCGGCTGCCGGCATCCTCCAAAAACGACCTAGGAATGGGCCGGTACACCTTGTAGCGTCTGGAAGGAGAAGTAAGATGTGTTGTCACCACAAGTTGGCTATTatataaccttttttttaatttattttttattttttccccctcggtcACTTCGAAatgtaatgctgcattcgaggatggtcggaagtcggactttccGAGtttaaaccaggaagtgtggacGGGAACTttaactcggaaattccacttacgaagtcggaagaaaaaaagtaccccgacttcaccggcggactacaatgtgacgttactctgaatggcaaaacacaatttactcgagtagaaaagtactttcttcattcataaatattcgacataactccacgtaaagcaacgtacgtgacagtattgccgctatctccctgcatgaaattatatggtcaactacttaactgtatggacaaaaaacaaacaaaaaaacacctgtatggaatgcttatgaaataagattaaaactatgaatgaagcaaaattgcaaaaaggtaagttttctagaggtcaaaatgagttttgaggaccaaaataaaaaacaattgatcactgtccgccattttggttgtcgGAACTGAGAAAAGCCAACTCTGATCTATCCCACTTtcgaccatccttgaatgcagcataagtacATAAGCAAACACGTTATGAATCAGCTGCTTCTCCTTTTTGAGAGAAAACGTAAGTTTGAACTAAGAacgttttttttcatatttttattacatAGCCTTTTTTGGTAGTTGAATTAATTAAAGATTGGTTTCGATGTGTTTAGCTTTGCTATATTTCATTGGGGCTGTTTTATGGTAATGTTTTAACGGTTAGCTTAAGCCAACGTAGCTCATTATGCTAATGCCCTCAGGGACAGTTGTAACAAACTTGCCTGGAGTAAAGTGACATAAAATTATACAATTAATAGTACAACAAGCTAATTTTTGTCTTGAATTaataagtactttttttttttttcccaatcttCATCCAGGTCCAGCTCTTCCACCCAACCAAATTTATGCTCCAAGGCCTCACAACCCCTGCAGGTGACCAAACTTTTTCTCTGACTACCAGACTAACTTTTGCTCCAGCTATGAACCAAGCCACTCGAAAAGCTACAGTCTCTAATTGAAGAAGACTTGGCTGAACTTCAGCTCCAAAGTTGTTCAACTCTTACCAAAAGTCAGACAACAGAAACTCCCTTtaacaaaaaggaagaggaaacaaAAAGCAGTAAGTCAACAACTGTCAAAATGGGACAAGTAGAGCAGAAGATGAGTTCTGAGAAGGTGAAACGGGAAATAAATGTGTATTGTTGTGGGTCAATTTGCAGGTGGGGAAGACATAAATGCTATGCTTGAGTAATGAGTAGTCTTCTTTGCCAGATATTTGATATGATGTCATCACCATGTTGACGTCTGACCTTCTTGttttttcatcttcaatattTATTTCAGGTATTTTCTGCCCATATTTTTGATTAATTCAGTgttcttggggggaaaaaaaagtattttatattttaaaaaaaaagggcatttaGAAGTGACCACAAATCTTCAAATGGCAAATATGAAATGTTTGACCTTACTTACCTGTAAACAACACATGCAATCAGTGCAAAGAAGGCCAAAAGTACTGCGCTTGTAGAGAGGATCACCTCAGTAGTATGAGGGTTGTTGGACTCTAGCGGAAGGGGAAATTATCCATTAACTTCTTACAAACGAGCAGATTCCTCCAACTTTTTCTTTCTCACTCACCAGGGGTCACTTGGGACTTGTTGATGGTGACGGTGGTGCTGGTCAGGGTCATGCTGCGAGAGTCCTCCAGCGTGATGTTGACGCAGTAGGTCCCCGGCTGCGGAAAAGTTCTCCTCAGCTTCACCTCACACGTTGCGGAAGGAGGGACATCGTCGCACATGACGCTGTGCACCCAAGTGCACGTGGGGTCCGACACAATGGTGCACGCcgatgtgggaatgctgaagagGAGGGAGGACAGTTGCCGGTAAGACTTgaatcagtggttctcaaatatttatttattttaatattactgTAAGCCAGTATAACTAACACTATATTTCAATATAgtaacattaaattaaaatgtattgcacatcagttaaaaaaaaaatgcccaaaaaaaCAGTTCTCAAAGTCAAAACGTAACCGTATTTGGGCAGTGATTCTTttgtgtaccactagagggagctttTAAATGACATGTAAAGGTTACATCCACACCTGCCGAGACATTTCACCAGGAAGCTGATGTCAGTCTTAGTTATTCTGGCAGCCAACACATCAACAATACGGCTGTTGGCCTTGCTCTTTAGTGGGTGCTTGGGCTCtgtgaaagaaaatgaaattatCTTTCCATAATGATATAATATGAACTTGAGAATGAGTACATAGAAATTGAATAATAGAGCAATTCAGGTagcttatttgtgttttttgcttGAAACGCTGAGGCTACTAGGTgagggggaaattttttttatgacaccaGCTCTTTTATTGGGTCTCATTAGATTTTACGTTATAAGCTGTAGCACCAGATGGCAGTATTATAAAACTATCAAAAAACATagcactgattaaaaaaattctgacagTAATTTGACTTCGGTTATGATTGAGACACTAACAGCTAGAATGGGCTACATCCATTTTTTGCCATGTTTCAGGAGAgtgatttaaaatttttatGACTGCAATAGAACTTTGGGGCGTTATGATTTATATGGCaatggttgctttttttttttttttttttaacataatttgtGGTTTCCTCAGATTTTTTGAATtagtttataataaaaaaaatcaatatgtttttagatattttaaaatgaacgTGATTCAGTTCAGTTTTTATTGCTCTGGCATTCAAGCTAATAAACAACTTGCTTTTCAATAATGGACTGCCCTCTTTAGGTCAGAATGTGAACTGCATTTCGATTTGGGCCAGTATTCATTTCTGCaattaaaaatgaccaaaatagAGTTAGCCCATTCTTGTTCTCAGTTGCTCTGATTGTCTTCAGCTCTCAAATATGACCACatggaaagcaacaaaaaaaacaaaaaaaataaaataaaataaaaacgtaccgATGATGCTGATGTTCCCCACAAAGATTCCATGCACATAGCGGAAACAACCGTCGCCCTCGAGCACACGCTTGCTGCGAAGCAGAGCAAAAGGGGTCGACTCTGGGGTCACGCTGGGAACAATGGACGAGAGGACTTCTGTGGTGGGGAACCCCGTCGTCATGGTGACAGGAGATGAGCTGGATATCACTGAGATGGCGGCAAAAAGTGGCGCGATGACATGAAGTCGTGGTCCATGCGAAATTAGCTGCGTTGGCATTTCCAAGCTCACCTTGGTTGCTCGTCGTCATGGCTGGCGGAGTCGACGTGGGATGCTCTGGAGACGGAATACAAACATGACCATCAAGGACAATTATTAgctatcatttttgttttattaccgGTCGTGGTCGGTGTCGGCGTGGACGTTGTCGGCGTGGTCGTCGTCGACGCGGACGTGGCGGCGCTCGGCGGGCACTGGGCCGGAAACGCCGCCTCCACCACCAGCTTGACGCTCATGTTTCCCACCGCGCTGTAGGCGTGCGTGGTCACGTCGCGGTGGGTCACCACCTGGTTGCCGTCCCGGAAGTCCCACATGTAGTCGATGGCCGCCGCCGTCTTCAGGTAGCCGCTGGGGTCGTGGAGATGCACCCGGAAGACCACATCCTCGCCTCGGAAGAACACGTTCTTGGCCGACTGGTTGACCGCGGACTTCTGGGAGATGTCCACCGCTACTGGGATCATATCTTAACAAGCACGGAGACAATTCATGGATTCATCTCAATTAAATTCAAAAATATGAGTGGGTATCTGGTCATGTATTCTACCTGTGATGTAGAAAACGGTGTTGTCAGTACTCAAGGGACTGTACTTCCTGCGCTCGCGTTTACGGTACACCATGACCTCCATGACCTCTGCTCCCAGGGGGATGCCGGAGGTGTTGAGGTTCAGATTGGAGGAGTGTCCGTCAC
This portion of the Festucalex cinctus isolate MCC-2025b chromosome 19, RoL_Fcin_1.0, whole genome shotgun sequence genome encodes:
- the igf2bp3 gene encoding insulin-like growth factor 2 mRNA-binding protein 3 isoform X2, with amino-acid sequence MNKLYIGNVSAEASEEDFETIFETWNIPHSGPFLVKTGYAFVDCPDEKTAMKAIDVLSGKVELHGKLLDVEHSVPKRQRSCKLQIRNIPPDMRWEVLDGVLAQYGAVECCEQVNTDTETAVVNVRYAAKDQARQAIEKLNGSMMENCALKVSYIPDETAAPEGPPAGGRRGFNARGPPRSGSPSLGARPKVQSDIPLRMLVPTQFVGAIIGKEGATIRNVTKQTHSKIDIHRKENAGAAEKPITIHSTAEGCSNACRTLMEIMQKEALDTKFTEEIPLKVLVHNTFVGRLIGKEGRNLKKIEQDTGTKITISPLQDLTLYNPERTITVKGSIEACARAEEEVMKKIRESYESDMAAMNLQSNLIPGLNLNALGLFPSGTPGMGPSMSHVPPPGAGGSAFGCSPYGGEGPFWASMMSASSQPLAVSPPGHPESETVHLFIPALAVGAIIGKQGQHIKQLSHFAGASIKIAPAEGMDPKQRMVIIVGPPEAQFKAQCRIFGKLKEENFFGPKEEVKLEAHIKVPSFAAGRVIGKGGKTVNELQNLTCAEVVVPRDQTPDENDQVIVKISGHFFACQLAQRKIQEILAQVRRQQQPKPAPGGQQPPLPRRK
- the igf2bp3 gene encoding insulin-like growth factor 2 mRNA-binding protein 3 isoform X1, which gives rise to MNKLYIGNVSAEASEEDFETIFETWNIPHSGPFLVKTGYAFVDCPDEKTAMKAIDVLSGKVELHGKLLDVEHSVPKRQRSCKLQIRNIPPDMRWEVLDGVLAQYGAVECCEQVNTDTETAVVNVRYAAKDQARQAIEKLNGSMMENCALKVSYIPDETAAPEGPPAGGRRGFNARGPPRSGSPSLGARPKVQSDIPLRMLVPTQFVGAIIGKEGATIRNVTKQTHSKIDIHRKENAGAAEKPITIHSTAEGCSNACRTLMEIMQKEALDTKFTEEIPLKVLVHNTFVGRLIGKEGRNLKKIEQDTGTKITISPLQDLTLYNPERTITVKGSIEACARAEEEVMKKIRESYESDMAAMNLQSNLIPGLNLNALGLFPSGTPGMGPSMSHVPPPGAGGSAFGGHPESETVHLFIPALAVGAIIGKQGQHIKQLSHFAGASIKIAPAEGMDPKQRMVIIVGPPEAQFKAQCRIFGKLKEENFFGPKEEVKLEAHIKVPSFAAGRVIGKGGKTVNELQNLTCAEVVVPRDQTPDENDQVIVKISGHFFACQLAQRKIQEILAQVRRQQQPKPAPGGQQPPLPRRK
- the gpnmb gene encoding protein QNR-71; this translates as MGVLKYIFLLACICLVHQADGRKTYADMFPHKHTPPGKSPFPIPPIPGWNPDSIPWDDYLYPPIKPKPKELMRRRGGKPTVRLTSDSPALNGSVVSFTARLEFAPCQKEDDSGELVWDEHCDDANGQVRSGYVYNWTSWLDDYGFGKCTDATKCNVFPDGKPFPQSNDWRRKNYVYVWHTMGQYFETCDGHSSNLNLNTSGIPLGAEVMEVMVYRKRERRKYSPLSTDNTVFYITDMIPVAVDISQKSAVNQSAKNVFFRGEDVVFRVHLHDPSGYLKTAAAIDYMWDFRDGNQVVTHRDVTTHAYSAVGNMSVKLVVEAAFPAQCPPSAATSASTTTTPTTSTPTPTTTEHPTSTPPAMTTSNQVISSSSPVTMTTGFPTTEVLSSIVPSVTPESTPFALLRSKRVLEGDGCFRYVHGIFVGNISIIEPKHPLKSKANSRIVDVLAARITKTDISFLVKCLGSIPTSACTIVSDPTCTWVHSVMCDDVPPSATCEVKLRRTFPQPGTYCVNITLEDSRSMTLTSTTVTINKSQVTPESNNPHTTEVILSTSAVLLAFFALIACVVYRRYKVYRPIPRSFLEDAGSRAGVAGNVMRLREALFPSNEERHHLLTERHSL